A single window of Girardinichthys multiradiatus isolate DD_20200921_A chromosome 15, DD_fGirMul_XY1, whole genome shotgun sequence DNA harbors:
- the gje1a gene encoding gap junction epsilon-1 protein, with product MSLNYIKNFYEGCLRPPTVIGQFHTLFFGSVRMFFLGVLGFAVYGNEALHFSCDPDRRELNLFCYNQFRPITPQVFWALQLVTVLVPGAWFHLYAACKNIDQEEILERPIYTVFYIISVLLRIILEIIAFWLQSHLFGFQVHPVYVCDASSLEKAFNVTKCMVPEHFEKTIFLSAMYTFTVITILLCIAEIFEILFRRLGYLNNQ from the exons CTCAGGCCTCCTACAGTGATAGGCCAGTTCCACACGTTGTTCTTCGGCTCGGTCCGGATGTTCTTTCTGGGGGTTCTTGGCTTCGCAGTCTATGGGAATGAAGCTCTGCATTTCAGCTGTGATCCGGATCGCCGAGAGCTCAACCTGTTCTGCTACAACCAGTTCAGACCAATAACACCTCAG gtcttttgggcaTTACAGCTGGTAACTGTGCTGGTTCCAGGAGCTTGGTTCCATCTCTACGCCGCTTGTAAGAATATAGACCAAGAGGAAATTCTTGAACGGCCCATTTACACCGTCTTCTACATTATTTCTGTTCTTCTACGCATCATTCTAGAAATCATCGCCTTCTGGCTACAGAGCCACCTCTTTGGCTTTCAG GTTCACCCAGTGTATGTGTGCGATGCCAGCTCCTTGGAGAAGGCCTTCAATGTGACTAAGTGCATGGTACCTGAACACTTTGAAAAAACCATTTTCCTCAGTGCTATGTACACCTTCACTGTGATCACCATCCTTCTCTGCATTGCTGAGATATTTGAGATACTCTTCCGGCGACTTGGTTATCTCAACAATCAATGA